A region of Sparus aurata chromosome 8, fSpaAur1.1, whole genome shotgun sequence DNA encodes the following proteins:
- the lmf2a gene encoding lipase maturation factor 2a: MGEVILPRRIFLWCMAVIYLTAFVSLYVQIPGLYGNEGLLPARWQLRYSGKPLGEQLLSSPTLLWLGPRLGLDTHTAMELLCLVGAALSLAATLVEALRDSVVFFCLWALYLSMYKVGQVFLYFQWDNLLLETGFLCILVAPLTLIRGSRGVREHDRVTFWLIRWLLFRLMFASGVVKLTSRCPTWWGLTALTYHYETQCIPTPLAWFAHQFPVWWQKLSVMGTYIIEIAVPLLFFSPLRRLRLGSFYLQVLLQVLIILTGNYNFFNLLTLTLCLSLLDDQHVRFWLRKADNISNNDSKLWSWLCYLVELAVWALMIFGTIVLFDLQLDPKKNAISSRTAFTYHQFNQFLKTVTIPCIWIGVLSLTWEIVTSMFRFACVSGFLRRFCGTVQWTLFAAATAAMFTVSLVPFTYIEFDSHGRLWPGVRRAYEVTDRFQLVNSYGLFRRMTGVGGRPEVVIEGSNDGVSWTEIEFMYKPGNLSAPPPLVTPHQPRLDWQMWFAALGTHTQAPWFTSLIYRLLQGKRDVIELIQTDVSQYPFHQQPPAFLRAHRYRYWFTEPKADGSYPERWWRRVYDEEFYPTVHLGNAFLENMLNQYGLKDKSPVRRMSNTTVAQAVRWVRSQVRGVPAPTLIWTLIACSTIICLLQGLQNRSRHKTVSSQSDHVPDGASDLCGKSDEQQAAEEEEGEDDEDEGEEEGEDDEDEVDEGEAEEKETVGDDEQDEEQEEEEIKR; the protein is encoded by the exons ATGGGGGAAGTCATCCTGCCGCGGCGCATCTTCCTCTGGTGCATGGCGGTCATTTATCTGACTGCCTTTGTTTCCCTCTATGTGCAGATTCCAG GTCTCTACGGTAATGAGGGTCTGCTGCCTGCTCGTTGGCAGCTGCGCTACAGCGGTAAACCTCTGGGGGAACAGCTGCTGTCATCTCCCACCCTGCTGTGGCTTGGACCTCGGCTCGGGTTGGATACGCACACCGCCATGGAGCTGCTGTGTCTTGTAGGGGCGGCGCTGAGCCTCGCCGCCACGCTGGTGGAAGCTCTCCGGGACAGCGTGGTGTTTTTCTGCCTCTGGGCCTTGTACCTGTCCATGTACAAG GTGGGCCAAGTATTTCTGTACTTCCAGTG GGACAACTTGCTTCTGGAGACAGGATTCCTCTGTATCCTCGTTGCTCCGCTGACGTTAATCCGAGGGTCACGAGGGGTCAGAGAGCACGATCGTGTGACCTTCTGGCTCATCCGCTGGCTGCTCTTCAGGCTCATGTTTGCCTCTGGTGTGGTGAAACTCACATCGCGCTGTCCCACGTGGTGGGGCcttacag CTCTGACGTACCATTACGAGACTCAGTGTATCCCCACCCCGCTGGCTTGGTTTGCCCACCAGTTTCCAGTGTGGTGGCAGAAGCTGAGCGTGATGGGGACCTACATCATAGAGATCGCTGTACCCCTGCTTTTCTTCAGCCCACTGCGCAGACTCCGGCTCGGGTCTTTTTACCTGCAG GTGCTGCTGCAAGTCCTCATCATTCTGACGGGCAACTACAACTTCTTCAACCTGCTGACTTTGACCCTCTGTCTGTCGCTTCTGGACGACCAGCACGTACGCTTCTGGCTACGCAAGGCAGACAACATCAGCAACAATG ACTCCAAGCTGTGGTCGTGGCTGTGTTACCTGGTGGAGCTGGCAGTCTGGGCTCTCATGATCTTTGGAACAATTGTGTTGTTTGACCTGCAGCTGGATCCAAAGAAGAACGCCATCTCTTCCAGGacag CATTCACATACCACCAGTTTAACCAGTTTCTGAAGACTGTCACCATCCCCTGTATCTGGATTGGTGTCCTCTCCCTCACCTGGGAGATAGTCACATCCATGTTCAG gTTTGCGTGTGTCTCTGGCTTCCTGAGGAGGTTTTGTGGAACTGTCCAGTGGACTTTGTTTGCTGCTGCCACCGCTGCTATGTTCACTGTTAGCCTG GTGCCATTCACCTACATAGAGTTTGACTCTCACGGCAGGTTGTGGCCAGGAGTGCGCCGGGCCTACGAGGTGACGGATCGCTTCCAGCTGGTCAACTCATACGGTCTATTCAGAAGGATGACCGGAGTCGGTGGACGGCCGGAGGTCGTCATCGAGGGAAGCAATGACGGAGTGTCATGGACG GAGATTGAGTTCATGTACAAGCCAGGCAACCTAAGTGcgcctcctcctctggtgaCCCCTCACCAGCCCAGGTTGGACTGGCAGATGTGGTTTGCTGCCCTCGGGACTCACACACAGGCTCCATGGTTCACCAGCCTCATTTACAGACTGCTGCAGGGCAAAAGAGATG TGATCGAGTTGATCCAGACAGATGTCTCTCAGTATCCGTTCCACCAGCAGCCTCCTGCTTTCCTTCGAGCCCACCGCTACAGATACTGGTTCACCGAACCAAAGGCTGACGG CTCTTACCCAGAGCGCTGGTGGAGGAGGGTCTACGATGAGGAGTTTTATCCCACAGTGCACCTGGGCAATGCCTTCCTGGAGAACATGCTCAACCAGTATGGACTCAAG GACAAATCCCCTGTACGTCGCATGTCCAACACCACTGTTGCTCAGGCGGTCAGGTGGGTGCGCTCTCAGGTCAGAGGTGTTCCTGCCCCCACGCTAATCTGGACCCTCATTGCATGCAGCACCATCATCTGTCTCCTTCAAGGATTacaaaacaggagcagacacaAAACTGTCAGCAGTCAGAGTGATCATGTACCTGACGGCGCTTCAGACCTTTGTGGGAAGTCAGATGAACAGCAGGcagccgaggaggaagagggggaggatgatgaagatgagggggaggaggagggggaggatgatgaagatgaggtGGATGAGGGGGaagcagaggagaaagaaacTGTTGGTGATGATGAACAGGATgaggaacaagaggaggaggaaataaaaagatga